A section of the Polynucleobacter sp. AP-Sving-400A-A2 genome encodes:
- a CDS encoding ComF family protein has translation MTQYTQRPMHPTENIFQTICSHLLPSACIVCGAFQRLTLCLDCSIQLESDLLSNYECCQQCGLTLEAGELKEKRCRECIANPPYFDETHCLDRYEGRLQSALHLLKYQRRLACAHGLASTWNQLMAQSLNNLRAEYLIPVPLSPEKLCSRGFNQSWELARRIDCDKHIHKNPYILKRYHHTQHQAKENRANRQIAIQDMFYINPQFQGQLESASVIVFDDVMTSGATLNEIARVLKDNGASQVINWVLLRTLYPVSRS, from the coding sequence TTGACTCAGTATACTCAGCGACCCATGCATCCAACAGAGAATATTTTCCAAACAATTTGTTCTCACTTACTGCCAAGCGCATGTATTGTTTGTGGGGCATTTCAGCGACTCACTCTCTGCCTTGATTGCTCCATCCAACTGGAATCAGATCTACTATCCAATTACGAATGCTGTCAGCAATGTGGCCTTACTCTTGAAGCTGGGGAGCTGAAAGAAAAACGCTGCCGAGAGTGCATTGCTAATCCACCCTACTTTGATGAAACTCATTGTCTTGATCGCTACGAGGGTAGATTGCAGTCTGCCTTACATCTGCTCAAATATCAGCGACGCCTTGCTTGTGCACATGGTCTGGCATCAACATGGAATCAACTGATGGCCCAGAGCTTAAATAATTTACGTGCAGAGTATTTAATACCGGTACCACTGAGTCCAGAAAAATTGTGTTCTCGCGGCTTCAATCAAAGCTGGGAATTAGCCAGGCGGATTGATTGCGACAAGCACATCCATAAAAACCCATATATTTTAAAACGCTATCACCATACCCAGCATCAGGCTAAGGAGAATCGCGCTAATCGTCAAATTGCTATTCAAGATATGTTCTATATCAATCCTCAATTTCAAGGGCAACTAGAATCTGCTTCAGTCATTGTGTTTGATGATGTCATGACTAGTGGTGCAACCTTAAATGAAATCGCTCGCGTATTGAAGGACAATGGGGCATCTCAGGTTATTAATTGGGTTCTTTTACGAACGCTGTACCCAGTCTCCAGAAGTTAA
- a CDS encoding class I SAM-dependent methyltransferase, with product MTQSIRWLQDEIATRMLQKLDIVKLEPKDILLIPDFPGVHSSFLTKRFPKIRFHSAPECELSGFNLFKLRAARFWNSRMKSASLISLDDYKKTGRINLPSNSVDLVVSVLLIQDLADPKHFLQECRRVLKEGGLLTFSYLGPDTAKELRAEFLAQELPIQNLASPWDMHDMGDALLGERFSDPVMDMEFLGLDYDSDNVLLSDARALNLLGADYQNSVIATQLPQKLTLEVVYGHAWALGKNLAKAQDDVAYIDLNQIGRKTRNDPA from the coding sequence ATGACCCAATCAATCAGATGGCTTCAGGATGAAATTGCAACGCGCATGTTGCAAAAATTAGACATCGTGAAATTAGAACCAAAAGACATTTTGCTGATTCCAGATTTTCCTGGAGTACATAGTTCTTTTCTGACAAAACGCTTTCCAAAAATTCGTTTTCATAGTGCACCTGAATGCGAGCTATCAGGCTTTAATTTATTTAAATTGAGGGCGGCTCGTTTTTGGAATTCAAGAATGAAGTCGGCATCCCTTATTTCCCTAGATGACTACAAGAAAACAGGGCGCATTAACCTGCCTAGTAATTCTGTAGATTTAGTAGTGAGTGTTCTCTTGATTCAGGATTTAGCCGACCCTAAGCATTTTTTGCAGGAGTGTCGCCGAGTACTCAAAGAAGGTGGATTGCTGACATTCAGTTATTTGGGTCCTGATACCGCCAAAGAGCTCAGAGCTGAATTCTTGGCACAAGAATTACCTATTCAAAACTTGGCCAGCCCTTGGGATATGCACGATATGGGGGATGCCCTGCTGGGCGAGCGTTTTTCTGACCCAGTGATGGATATGGAGTTCTTGGGTTTGGACTATGACTCTGACAACGTCCTTTTGTCAGATGCAAGAGCGCTCAATTTGCTTGGTGCCGACTATCAAAATAGCGTCATAGCGACTCAATTGCCTCAAAAACTGACCTTAGAGGTGGTTTATGGGCACGCCTGGGCTTTGGGTAAGAACCTTGCTAAGGCGCAAGATGATGTCGCTTATATTGATTTAAATCAAATAGGGCGCAAGACTAGGAATGATCCTGCTTAA